Proteins from a genomic interval of Streptomyces sp. NBC_01445:
- a CDS encoding amino acid ABC transporter ATP-binding protein: MTNATTAADTSAPTPTRAIEIRALHKSFGDLEVLRGIDFTVDTGEVVCVIGPSGSGKSTLLRCTNLLEQPTQGHVLIAGTDITDPDVDIDRLRRRIGMVFQQFNLFAHLSVLDNLTIAQRRVLGRDKTEAVQVARQNLARVGLADKQGSYPSQLSGGQQQRVAIARALSMGPELMLFDEPTSALDPELVGDVLAVMRGLADDGMTMMVVTHEMGFAREVADRVVFMDDGVIVEQGSPDEVLGNPSHPRTREFLARVLRPADTLTES; the protein is encoded by the coding sequence ATGACGAATGCCACCACCGCAGCGGACACGTCCGCGCCCACGCCGACCCGGGCGATCGAGATCCGCGCGCTCCATAAGTCCTTCGGTGACCTCGAGGTCCTGCGCGGCATCGACTTCACTGTCGACACAGGCGAGGTGGTGTGCGTCATCGGCCCTTCCGGGTCGGGCAAATCGACGTTGCTGCGCTGCACCAACCTGCTCGAACAGCCCACTCAGGGCCACGTCCTCATCGCCGGAACCGACATCACCGACCCGGATGTGGACATCGACCGGCTGCGTCGACGTATCGGGATGGTCTTCCAACAGTTCAATCTCTTCGCGCACTTGAGCGTCCTGGACAACCTGACGATCGCACAGCGCCGGGTGCTGGGCCGGGACAAGACCGAAGCGGTACAGGTGGCCCGACAGAACCTGGCCCGCGTCGGACTCGCCGACAAGCAAGGCAGCTACCCCTCGCAACTGTCGGGCGGTCAGCAGCAACGGGTGGCCATCGCCCGCGCCTTGTCGATGGGCCCCGAGCTGATGCTGTTCGACGAGCCCACGAGCGCGCTCGACCCGGAACTCGTCGGAGACGTCCTCGCCGTCATGCGCGGCCTCGCGGACGACGGAATGACGATGATGGTCGTGACCCACGAAATGGGCTTCGCCCGGGAAGTGGCCGACCGTGTCGTCTTCATGGACGACGGCGTCATCGTCGAACAGGGAAGCCCCGACGAGGTCCTCGGCAACCCCAGCCACCCACGCACCCGGGAGTTCCTCGCGCGAGTCCTGCGCCCGGCGGACACCCTCACGGAGTCCTGA
- a CDS encoding phosphodiester glycosidase family protein, with the protein MNSRLFGVGAVLSVLAVVGGLSVPASSAPVPRSAGALPLGPADLPETRTTQQLQPGVTLTRIVRGADAPALGWTVEVSIPGGAGSPDPDAPPAALNDRASADELVAHLREDGFEARAEEVTTPATADFAGGTLGWRVRVGEFGSQSAATAERTRLSTVGFTGAAVYRGWDGEPTDRGPWRIDVLTIDPHRFRGALRASYGPDLENREKTSQLVAAAGATAGVNAGFFVLDPNAGAPGDPAGIGVYDGRLLSEPVGTRPSLVIQDSGRRTGIARLTWQGKLAGRGASIPLDGINRVPGLIRNCGGTADDTPTSLPLHDTTCKDDDELVAFTAEFSQKTPSGEGIEAVLDRHGRVLEVRSPRGGSLPEGGSSVQATGRYVSRLAELAQTGRQLRIQAVLKDADGRTVSPSTGTSILNGGPELVRDGRAHITVAADGMVQPGNPSFYYGWVHKRNPRTLAGVDAAGRTVLVTADGRSTGALGLSIPESAAVAKALGLRDAINLDGGGSTTMVADGRVINAPSDATGERPVGDALLVLPGRD; encoded by the coding sequence GTGAACAGCAGACTGTTCGGCGTGGGCGCGGTGTTGTCCGTTCTCGCCGTCGTGGGAGGCCTGTCGGTACCGGCCTCGTCGGCGCCCGTCCCAAGGTCGGCCGGCGCATTGCCGCTCGGCCCCGCCGACCTGCCCGAGACGCGGACGACGCAGCAGCTCCAGCCCGGAGTCACCCTCACCCGTATCGTGCGCGGAGCCGACGCCCCGGCGCTCGGGTGGACGGTCGAGGTCTCCATCCCCGGCGGTGCCGGCTCGCCGGATCCCGATGCGCCACCAGCAGCGCTCAACGACCGCGCGAGCGCCGACGAACTGGTCGCCCACCTGCGCGAAGACGGCTTCGAGGCGCGCGCCGAGGAGGTCACCACACCAGCGACGGCGGACTTCGCGGGCGGCACGCTCGGATGGCGCGTCCGGGTCGGGGAGTTCGGGTCGCAGTCCGCGGCCACGGCCGAGCGCACCCGGCTTTCGACGGTCGGATTCACCGGTGCCGCCGTGTATCGCGGGTGGGACGGGGAGCCCACGGACCGGGGCCCGTGGCGGATCGACGTCCTCACCATCGATCCGCACCGTTTCCGCGGCGCGCTGAGAGCGTCGTACGGGCCGGATCTCGAGAACCGTGAGAAGACCAGTCAGCTCGTGGCCGCGGCCGGGGCGACCGCAGGCGTCAACGCCGGGTTCTTCGTGCTCGACCCGAACGCCGGTGCCCCCGGCGATCCGGCCGGTATCGGTGTATACGACGGCCGGCTGTTGAGCGAACCGGTGGGCACGCGCCCCTCCCTCGTGATCCAGGACTCCGGGAGGCGGACGGGCATCGCCCGGCTCACCTGGCAGGGCAAGCTGGCCGGCCGGGGCGCCTCGATTCCGCTGGACGGGATCAACCGCGTCCCCGGCCTGATCAGGAACTGTGGCGGCACCGCCGACGACACGCCCACCTCGCTGCCGCTGCACGACACGACCTGCAAGGACGACGACGAACTCGTCGCCTTTACCGCCGAGTTCAGCCAGAAGACCCCGAGCGGCGAAGGAATTGAGGCCGTACTCGACCGCCACGGACGGGTACTTGAGGTGCGATCGCCGCGAGGTGGGTCGCTACCGGAAGGCGGCAGCTCTGTACAGGCGACCGGTCGCTACGTCTCCCGACTGGCCGAACTGGCGCAGACCGGGCGCCAGTTGCGGATCCAGGCCGTGTTGAAGGACGCCGACGGGCGCACCGTCTCCCCGTCCACCGGCACCAGCATCCTCAATGGCGGCCCCGAACTCGTCCGGGACGGCCGTGCACACATCACCGTGGCGGCCGACGGCATGGTCCAGCCCGGTAACCCGAGCTTCTATTACGGCTGGGTGCACAAGCGCAATCCGCGCACGCTGGCCGGAGTCGACGCCGCCGGACGGACCGTCCTCGTCACGGCCGACGGACGCAGCACGGGCGCGCTCGGACTCAGCATCCCGGAGAGCGCCGCGGTCGCGAAGGCACTGGGCCTGCGCGACGCGATCAATCTCGACGGCGGCGGGTCCACCACCATGGTCGCCGACGGGCGCGTGATCAACGCCCCGTCCGACGCGACCGGCGAACGCCCGGTCGGAGACGCCCTGTTGGTCCTCCCCGGCCGAGACTGA
- a CDS encoding amino acid ABC transporter permease — MLRGAQYVVLAGAVIAVAVLADWHQLQQQFLELSVAKRMFPDLLTVALANTVAYTLSGFGVGLVLGLVIALMRLSSVAPYRWLASLYIEVFRGLPALLIFIFIGVGVPLAFPGLAIPGGAYGQVAVALGLVAAAYMAETIRAGIQAVPRGQMEAARTLGMSHARAMWSIVIPQAFRVIVPPLTNELVLLFKDSSLVLFLGVSLQTRELTKFGRDLASETANTTPIFVAGLCYLLITVPLGYVVRRLEAGHAKAR, encoded by the coding sequence ATGCTCCGCGGTGCGCAGTACGTCGTCCTGGCCGGCGCGGTGATCGCTGTCGCTGTACTGGCCGACTGGCACCAGTTGCAGCAGCAGTTCCTCGAACTGTCCGTGGCCAAGCGGATGTTCCCGGATCTACTGACGGTGGCGCTGGCCAACACGGTGGCGTACACCCTGTCCGGATTCGGTGTGGGCCTCGTACTCGGCCTGGTCATCGCCCTCATGCGGCTCTCCTCGGTCGCCCCCTACCGCTGGCTCGCCTCGCTGTACATCGAGGTGTTCCGCGGACTGCCCGCCCTGCTGATCTTCATCTTCATCGGGGTCGGCGTCCCCCTGGCGTTCCCCGGTCTTGCCATCCCCGGCGGCGCGTACGGTCAGGTCGCCGTGGCCCTGGGCCTCGTAGCCGCCGCGTACATGGCGGAGACCATCAGGGCCGGCATCCAGGCCGTGCCCCGCGGCCAGATGGAGGCCGCACGCACGCTGGGCATGTCCCACGCGAGGGCCATGTGGTCGATCGTCATCCCCCAGGCCTTCCGCGTCATCGTGCCGCCCCTCACCAACGAACTGGTCCTTCTCTTCAAGGACTCGTCACTCGTGCTGTTCCTGGGCGTCTCCTTGCAAACCCGCGAACTCACCAAGTTCGGACGGGACTTGGCCAGCGAGACCGCCAACACCACACCCATTTTCGTGGCCGGTCTCTGCTACCTCCTGATCACCGTCCCGCTGGGCTACGTGGTACGCCGTCTGGAGGCGGGCCATGCGAAGGCGCGGTAG
- a CDS encoding MFS transporter, with protein sequence MPVLVSLGMLVAVVSSLGAPLIPTIAAEDHVAASTAQWALTLTMLVGAIATPVMGRLGDGPHRKNVILTGLAVVLVGSFLAALPLGLTCLLLGRALQGVGMGLVPLAIATARDALPPERARSAVATLSLTTAAGIGLGYPITGLFAQYLGMYAGFWFAAATAAAAFIATVIVVPAAPSRPTTPMDFPGALLLAGGMAALLVTLAEGERWGWGSAPLLALAVAAVVLLAGWVLHSMHSTHPLVRVRLIKDRGVLVANLTTMVGGVGTYLLIALVTRYVQTPESAGYGFGSSIVVTGLLLVPFSAASLVTGRLVRMLGAAATPARMLPLGCLLSLAGLVCFLLARSSLWGIGTMMALAGLGVGVTFAVTPGLIVGGVPAQETGSAMSFNQVMKYIGYSTGSALSAVILQAATDPGAALPANDGYRNAGLAGCAAFVITGILAVVLTRTGTRLRPSVVAAGQTTPVAKGEQARPEPIRP encoded by the coding sequence GTGCCCGTCCTCGTCTCGCTCGGCATGCTCGTCGCCGTGGTCAGCAGCCTCGGCGCACCGCTCATCCCGACCATCGCGGCCGAGGACCACGTCGCCGCCTCCACCGCACAGTGGGCGCTGACGCTGACGATGCTGGTCGGAGCCATCGCCACACCGGTCATGGGGCGCCTCGGCGACGGCCCGCACCGCAAGAACGTGATCCTCACGGGTCTCGCCGTGGTCCTGGTGGGCAGTTTCCTGGCGGCCCTGCCCCTCGGGCTGACCTGCCTTCTCCTGGGCCGGGCGCTGCAGGGCGTCGGCATGGGCCTCGTCCCGCTCGCCATCGCCACCGCCCGTGACGCACTTCCTCCGGAGCGGGCACGGTCTGCGGTGGCGACCCTCTCCCTGACCACCGCCGCGGGCATCGGCCTCGGCTATCCGATCACCGGACTGTTCGCCCAGTACCTCGGCATGTACGCAGGATTCTGGTTCGCGGCCGCCACGGCCGCCGCCGCGTTCATCGCCACCGTGATCGTCGTGCCCGCGGCGCCGAGCCGCCCCACCACCCCGATGGACTTTCCCGGCGCCCTGCTGCTCGCCGGCGGCATGGCGGCACTCCTGGTGACGCTTGCCGAGGGGGAGCGGTGGGGCTGGGGATCCGCGCCGCTGCTCGCGCTCGCCGTCGCGGCCGTCGTCCTGCTCGCCGGGTGGGTACTGCACTCGATGCATTCCACGCATCCGCTGGTGCGCGTACGGCTCATCAAGGATCGCGGCGTACTCGTCGCCAACCTGACCACGATGGTGGGGGGCGTCGGCACCTACCTGCTGATCGCCCTGGTCACCCGATACGTCCAGACACCCGAGTCCGCGGGATACGGCTTCGGCTCGTCCATCGTCGTCACCGGCCTGCTCCTCGTGCCGTTCTCCGCGGCCAGCCTCGTCACCGGCCGCCTCGTGCGGATGCTCGGCGCAGCGGCGACGCCCGCCCGCATGCTGCCGCTGGGCTGTCTGCTCTCCCTCGCCGGCCTGGTCTGTTTCCTGCTCGCCCGCTCCAGCCTGTGGGGCATCGGCACGATGATGGCGCTCGCCGGACTCGGCGTGGGCGTCACCTTCGCGGTCACGCCCGGCCTGATCGTCGGCGGGGTGCCCGCGCAGGAGACGGGCAGTGCGATGAGTTTCAATCAGGTCATGAAGTACATCGGGTACTCGACCGGCAGCGCGCTCAGCGCGGTCATCCTCCAGGCCGCCACCGACCCCGGCGCGGCGCTGCCGGCCAACGACGGATACCGCAACGCGGGCCTCGCCGGCTGCGCCGCCTTCGTGATCACCGGCATTCTCGCCGTGGTACTCACCCGGACCGGCACCCGGCTGCGCCCCTCCGTGGTCGCGGCGGGGCAGACCACGCCGGTCGCCAAGGGGGAGCAGGCGCGCCCCGAGCCGATCCGCCCATGA
- a CDS encoding SDR family NAD(P)-dependent oxidoreductase: protein MDLQLNGKAALITGASRGIGLAVVRALVAEGVRVVAAARTPTPELKSTGATCVAVDLSDPASAERLVTEAVTELGAIDVLVNNVGGGDGGLGGGFLDMTDAQWAEVVDLNFFATVRVTRAALPALLATRGAIVNVSSIGARVPSSGPIAYTTAKAALTAFGKALAEEFGPQGVRVNTVSPGPVRTAIWESPTGYGAELAASLGIPHAELVAGLPAATGMLIDRLIEPDEVAALVTYLTSPRAAATTGTDHLIDGGSVKTA from the coding sequence ATGGACCTGCAGTTGAACGGCAAGGCTGCGCTGATCACGGGCGCGAGCCGGGGTATCGGGCTGGCCGTCGTTCGAGCCCTCGTCGCCGAAGGCGTCCGCGTCGTCGCAGCAGCCCGTACCCCCACACCGGAACTGAAGTCGACCGGCGCCACGTGTGTGGCGGTGGACCTGTCCGATCCGGCCTCGGCTGAGCGTCTGGTCACCGAGGCCGTGACCGAACTGGGCGCCATCGACGTCCTGGTCAACAACGTCGGGGGCGGCGACGGGGGCCTGGGCGGCGGCTTCCTCGACATGACCGACGCGCAGTGGGCGGAGGTGGTGGACCTGAACTTCTTCGCCACGGTCCGTGTGACCCGCGCCGCCCTGCCCGCGCTGCTGGCCACCCGTGGCGCGATCGTGAACGTGTCGTCCATCGGTGCCCGTGTCCCGAGCAGCGGACCGATCGCGTACACCACCGCCAAGGCCGCACTCACCGCCTTCGGCAAGGCACTCGCGGAGGAATTCGGCCCGCAAGGTGTCCGGGTGAACACCGTCTCCCCCGGACCGGTCCGAACCGCCATCTGGGAGAGCCCCACCGGCTACGGAGCGGAGCTCGCGGCATCCCTGGGCATCCCGCATGCCGAGCTCGTGGCCGGACTCCCCGCAGCGACCGGCATGCTCATCGACCGGCTCATCGAACCGGACGAGGTCGCAGCCCTCGTCACGTACCTCACCTCACCACGCGCCGCGGCAACCACGGGCACCGACCACCTCATCGACGGCGGATCCGTCAAGACCGCCTAG
- a CDS encoding TetR/AcrR family transcriptional regulator, translating to MALPAPDKPLRADAERTVRAILEAAERVLSANPAATMEQVAEAAGVARTTVHRRFASRDALITALATWATQRFYEAVEAARPETAPPAIALYQVTANVLRVKIGWGFAMGAEPTGAPEAARVHAEVLARCELLFARARDAGLLAPDTDLDWARRVYYALIHEAAAEAPDTDAAVDALATRVVDTLLYGIGRPATR from the coding sequence ATGGCGCTGCCCGCCCCCGACAAGCCGCTGCGTGCCGACGCCGAGCGGACCGTTCGAGCGATCCTCGAAGCTGCTGAGCGGGTGCTGTCGGCGAACCCGGCAGCGACGATGGAGCAGGTCGCCGAGGCCGCCGGGGTGGCGCGGACGACCGTGCACCGGCGGTTCGCCTCACGGGACGCCCTGATCACGGCACTGGCCACATGGGCGACGCAGCGGTTCTACGAGGCAGTCGAAGCAGCCCGGCCGGAGACCGCCCCGCCGGCGATCGCCCTCTACCAGGTCACCGCGAACGTGCTCCGCGTGAAGATCGGATGGGGCTTCGCCATGGGCGCCGAGCCCACCGGCGCCCCTGAGGCCGCGCGCGTGCACGCCGAGGTCCTGGCCCGGTGCGAGCTGCTGTTCGCGCGCGCCCGCGACGCGGGCCTTCTTGCGCCCGACACCGATTTGGACTGGGCGCGGCGCGTCTATTACGCCCTCATCCACGAGGCTGCGGCCGAGGCGCCGGACACCGACGCCGCCGTGGACGCCCTTGCCACACGCGTCGTTGACACCTTGCTGTACGGCATCGGCAGGCCGGCCACCCGCTGA
- a CDS encoding ABC transporter substrate-binding protein, with translation MPKGSQVSPHGRLVRCSTPLVLAAALALSATACSKEQATTTAGGVKLVKSGQLTTCTHLPYAPFQSEKGKKIVGFDVDLIDLVADDLGLKQEIVDKSFETIKTGADLNAGVCDVAAAGMTITPERKQHLDFSTPYFDANQALLARKGVKAKSLDAIKSGKIKLGSQSATTGEDTAHAGGIDSKSFESSDAELNGLRTGQVDVVIQDYPVVQNWLKDPANAAKFSVTGTVQTGEKYGFAVRKGGNAKLLAAIDKAIKKAKQDGTYKKLYEKWIGPMPAEAASQ, from the coding sequence ATGCCCAAGGGAAGTCAAGTGAGCCCTCACGGAAGACTCGTCCGCTGCTCCACCCCGCTCGTGCTCGCCGCCGCGCTCGCCCTGTCGGCCACCGCCTGCAGCAAGGAACAGGCCACCACGACGGCCGGCGGCGTGAAGCTGGTCAAATCCGGCCAGTTGACGACGTGTACGCATCTCCCGTACGCGCCGTTCCAGTCGGAGAAGGGGAAGAAGATCGTCGGCTTCGACGTCGACCTGATCGATCTGGTCGCCGACGACCTCGGTCTGAAGCAGGAGATCGTGGACAAGTCGTTCGAGACGATCAAGACGGGCGCGGACCTCAACGCAGGGGTCTGCGACGTGGCCGCCGCGGGCATGACGATCACCCCCGAGCGCAAGCAGCACCTCGACTTCTCGACCCCCTACTTCGACGCCAACCAGGCACTGTTGGCCCGTAAGGGCGTCAAGGCGAAGTCGCTGGACGCCATCAAGAGCGGCAAGATCAAACTGGGGTCGCAGTCGGCCACCACCGGCGAGGACACCGCGCACGCCGGCGGCATCGACTCGAAGTCGTTCGAGAGCTCGGACGCCGAGCTGAACGGACTGCGCACCGGTCAGGTGGACGTCGTGATTCAGGACTACCCGGTGGTCCAGAACTGGCTCAAGGACCCTGCCAACGCCGCTAAGTTCAGCGTCACGGGTACCGTTCAGACGGGTGAGAAGTACGGCTTCGCCGTACGCAAGGGGGGCAACGCCAAGCTCCTCGCCGCCATCGACAAGGCCATCAAGAAGGCCAAGCAGGACGGCACGTACAAGAAGCTGTACGAGAAGTGGATCGGCCCGATGCCTGCGGAGGCCGCGTCCCAGTGA
- a CDS encoding alpha/beta hydrolase, translated as MTAASIRRARCLLLLLAVLLLALTPNAPSVAAAPARGAEVVAVTQVADRQVDLSVRSPALGGRTVKVRLLTPDGWNLDDRRRHWPTLWLLHGCCGDYTSWTSRTDVARVDSLRDVLVVMPEAGWNGWYSDWWNYGQGGDPAWETFHTKELRRLLEHDWGAGPRRVVAGLSMGGQGALMYAARHPGMFKAAAAYSGSVHPLLNDESVNRIMGFFAGQGDDPRRVWGDPVAQRDVWAAHDPYYLAERLKPIPVYLSCGDGTAGPLDPPGATNALEADFDRQNHALAGALEKAGARHVTTNFYGPGTHSWPYWERELHASLPMLLGALRVPS; from the coding sequence ATGACCGCCGCCTCGATCCGCCGCGCCAGATGCCTCCTGCTCCTCCTGGCCGTCCTGCTGCTCGCCCTGACGCCGAACGCACCGTCCGTGGCCGCCGCTCCAGCCCGTGGCGCCGAGGTCGTCGCCGTCACCCAGGTCGCCGACCGCCAGGTGGACCTGTCCGTACGCTCCCCGGCTCTCGGCGGCCGGACCGTCAAGGTCCGTCTTCTCACGCCCGACGGCTGGAACCTGGACGACCGCCGCCGGCACTGGCCGACCCTGTGGCTGCTGCACGGCTGCTGCGGCGACTACACATCGTGGACGAGCCGGACCGACGTCGCACGCGTCGACAGCCTGCGCGACGTCCTCGTGGTCATGCCGGAGGCCGGCTGGAACGGCTGGTACAGCGACTGGTGGAACTACGGGCAGGGTGGCGACCCCGCCTGGGAGACGTTCCACACCAAGGAGTTGCGCCGGCTTCTTGAACACGACTGGGGAGCGGGACCGCGTCGCGTGGTGGCCGGACTGTCCATGGGAGGGCAGGGCGCGCTGATGTACGCGGCCCGCCACCCGGGCATGTTCAAGGCGGCAGCGGCGTACTCCGGATCCGTGCACCCCTTGCTGAACGACGAGTCGGTGAACCGCATCATGGGCTTCTTCGCGGGCCAGGGCGACGACCCGCGCCGGGTCTGGGGCGACCCCGTGGCGCAGCGGGATGTGTGGGCCGCTCATGATCCGTACTACCTGGCCGAGCGGCTCAAGCCGATCCCCGTGTACCTGTCGTGCGGCGACGGCACCGCCGGCCCGCTGGACCCGCCGGGTGCCACGAACGCCCTCGAAGCCGACTTCGACCGGCAGAACCACGCCCTGGCGGGCGCGCTCGAAAAGGCGGGCGCCCGCCATGTGACGACCAACTTCTACGGGCCGGGGACCCACAGCTGGCCGTACTGGGAGCGAGAACTGCACGCCTCGCTGCCGATGCTCCTGGGGGCGTTGCGGGTCCCGAGCTGA